A single Verrucomicrobiia bacterium DNA region contains:
- a CDS encoding M48 family metallopeptidase, translating into MKRFAHASLFRVALMLVAALGFTALFTGCNTVPVTGRQQLNIMSEGEEMQLGLTSFDELKKQTPISTDAAANALVKRVGERIAAVAGKDMPNAQWEFVVFESKEANAFCLPGGKVGVYTGILPITKDEAGLATVLGHEIAHAVARHGGERMSEAMLLQTGGSLLGLGLQATDPRWQAVAQLAYGVGSQVGVELPHSRKQESEADHIGLIYMAQAGYPPEAAVEFWKRFSAFNQQQGDNTPEFLRTHPLDATRIRQLEGWLPEARQRAAQAR; encoded by the coding sequence ATGAAACGATTTGCTCATGCTTCCTTGTTCCGAGTGGCGCTGATGCTGGTGGCGGCGCTCGGGTTTACCGCCCTGTTCACCGGTTGCAACACCGTACCCGTGACCGGACGGCAACAACTCAACATCATGTCCGAAGGCGAAGAGATGCAGTTGGGACTGACCAGTTTTGACGAATTGAAAAAGCAAACTCCCATCAGCACCGACGCGGCAGCCAACGCCCTGGTCAAACGCGTGGGCGAACGCATCGCGGCGGTGGCCGGCAAGGACATGCCCAACGCGCAATGGGAGTTTGTGGTCTTTGAATCCAAGGAGGCCAACGCGTTCTGTTTGCCGGGCGGCAAGGTGGGCGTTTACACCGGCATTTTGCCGATCACAAAAGATGAAGCCGGGCTGGCCACGGTTTTGGGGCACGAAATCGCGCACGCGGTGGCACGGCACGGCGGCGAACGCATGAGCGAAGCGATGCTGTTGCAAACGGGCGGCAGCTTACTCGGTCTGGGTTTGCAGGCCACCGATCCGCGCTGGCAGGCCGTGGCGCAACTGGCCTACGGAGTCGGATCGCAGGTGGGCGTGGAATTGCCGCACAGTCGGAAACAGGAGTCGGAGGCGGATCACATCGGTTTGATTTACATGGCGCAGGCCGGTTACCCACCGGAAGCGGCGGTCGAGTTTTGGAAACGGTTTAGCGCCTTCAACCAGCAGCAGGGAGACAACACGCCCGAGTTCCTGCGCACGCATCCGCTGGACGCCACGCGCATCCGGCAACTGGAAGGTTGGTTGCCGGAAGCCCGGCAGCGCGCGGCGCAAGCGCGCTGA
- a CDS encoding DUF2249 domain-containing protein has translation MTRVKVGLITFSQSDAMSDEIVTLDVREEISQGREPFGIIMRTVAKLQPGQKFRLLAPFEPAPLYTVLGNKGFSHETKQLDSGVWEITFSPGDVPKPAAKSTAPASANEPTSFIEVDARGLEPPQPMVTILEAVSNLPAKTGIRARTDRRPMHLYAHLEERGFSSQTTEQSDGSFLTEIRPL, from the coding sequence TTGACCCGCGTCAAAGTTGGACTGATAACCTTCAGTCAGAGTGACGCCATGAGCGACGAGATTGTGACGTTGGATGTGCGGGAGGAAATCAGTCAGGGCCGCGAACCGTTCGGCATCATCATGCGCACGGTGGCGAAACTGCAACCCGGACAAAAATTCCGCCTGCTGGCTCCGTTTGAACCAGCCCCCTTGTACACGGTGTTGGGCAACAAAGGTTTCAGTCACGAAACCAAACAGCTTGATTCCGGGGTCTGGGAAATCACTTTTTCACCGGGCGACGTGCCCAAACCCGCCGCCAAAAGCACCGCGCCCGCCAGCGCGAATGAGCCGACCTCCTTCATCGAAGTGGACGCGCGCGGTCTGGAGCCGCCACAACCGATGGTGACCATTCTGGAAGCCGTGTCGAATCTGCCGGCCAAAACCGGAATTCGCGCCCGTACCGACCGGCGGCCGATGCACCTTTACGCGCACCTCGAGGAACGTGGTTTTTCCAGCCAGACCACCGAGCAATCCGACGGCAGTTTCCTGACGGAAATCCGTCCGCTCTGA
- a CDS encoding alpha-L-fucosidase, with translation MKKIAILLFLVVVGAVSFETCAEDSVQAPEPYGPVPTPRQLAWHELEFYGFIHFTINTFTDKEWGYGDESPALFNPSDFSADQIARTAAGAGMKGLILTAKHHDGFCLWPSQYTEHSVKHSPWREGRGDVVGELAAACRQHHLKFGVYLSPWDRNHSEYGRSEYITYYRNQLRELLANYGDIFEVWFDGANGGDGYYGGAREARKIDNRTYYDWANTWPIVRELQPMASIFSDAGPDVRWVGNERGEAGETCWATLNRADFAPGHADTERLNHGDRPGTDWLPAECDVSIRPGWFYHAQEDARVKSPEQLLKLYFASVGRGASFLLNLPPDRRGQIPEVDVRSLTECHRRLQAMFKTDLAPSAKIQASNVRGNARTFGTANLVDGRRDTYWATDDAIKTPELILDFGKATSFNIVRLREYLPLGQRIEALALDHWQNEGWVEFATATSIGNCRLVRTRPVITTKLRLRVIKAAACPALSELGVFLEDSGT, from the coding sequence ATGAAGAAGATTGCGATCCTCCTGTTCCTCGTCGTCGTGGGTGCTGTCAGTTTTGAGACGTGCGCTGAGGATTCCGTCCAAGCTCCAGAACCGTATGGCCCGGTGCCCACTCCACGGCAGTTGGCGTGGCACGAGTTGGAATTTTACGGGTTCATTCATTTCACCATCAACACCTTCACCGACAAGGAATGGGGTTATGGCGATGAATCCCCGGCCTTGTTTAATCCCTCTGATTTCAGTGCGGATCAAATTGCGCGCACCGCGGCGGGCGCGGGCATGAAAGGCTTGATCCTCACCGCCAAACACCATGACGGGTTTTGTCTGTGGCCTTCGCAATACACGGAACATTCGGTGAAGCACAGTCCCTGGCGCGAGGGGCGGGGTGATGTGGTTGGGGAACTCGCCGCCGCCTGCCGTCAGCACCACTTGAAATTCGGGGTCTATTTGTCTCCTTGGGATCGCAATCATTCCGAGTATGGGCGATCGGAATACATCACTTATTACCGCAACCAACTGCGCGAGTTGCTCGCCAATTACGGCGACATCTTCGAGGTGTGGTTCGATGGCGCCAATGGCGGTGACGGTTACTATGGTGGCGCGCGGGAGGCCCGGAAGATTGACAACCGCACCTACTACGATTGGGCAAACACCTGGCCGATCGTGCGGGAGCTACAACCAATGGCCTCCATTTTCAGCGACGCCGGGCCGGACGTCCGTTGGGTGGGCAACGAACGTGGTGAAGCGGGTGAAACTTGCTGGGCCACATTGAATCGCGCCGACTTTGCGCCCGGTCACGCCGATACCGAGCGGTTGAACCACGGCGATCGCCCCGGTACCGATTGGCTGCCCGCCGAGTGCGACGTTTCCATCCGTCCCGGCTGGTTTTATCACGCCCAGGAAGACGCGCGGGTGAAATCACCGGAACAACTCCTGAAGCTCTATTTCGCCTCGGTAGGCCGCGGCGCTTCGTTCCTGTTGAATCTGCCGCCGGATCGGCGCGGACAGATTCCCGAAGTGGATGTGCGGTCGCTTACGGAATGTCACCGCCGGCTTCAGGCCATGTTCAAAACCGACTTGGCGCCTTCAGCTAAAATCCAGGCTTCCAATGTACGGGGCAACGCGCGGACGTTCGGAACGGCGAATCTGGTTGATGGCCGCCGCGACACCTATTGGGCGACGGATGACGCGATCAAAACGCCGGAACTGATTTTGGATTTTGGCAAGGCCACTTCGTTCAATATCGTGCGGTTGCGCGAATATCTGCCGTTGGGACAGCGGATCGAAGCTTTGGCTTTGGATCATTGGCAGAATGAGGGTTGGGTGGAATTCGCCACGGCCACCAGCATTGGCAATTGCCGGTTGGTGCGCACGCGTCCCGTCATCACCACCAAACTGCGGCTGCGCGTCATTAAAGCCGCGGCTTGTCCGGCGCTTAGCGAACTTGGCGTGTTCTTGGAAGATTCCGGGACATAA